The Terriglobus sp. TAA 43 sequence ACTTACTAAAGCCGATTCGGTGAAGCTGGTGGAGAATACGCCATTCCGTGCGGTTGTTCGCGTGGAGAGGACTTGGCAGAGTTCGAAGTTTGTGCAGGACATTACGCTCTATGCCAATTCCGATCAGGTGGAAGTGGTCAACGATATCGACTGGCATGAAAACCACATCCTGCTTAAGGCTGCGTTTCCATTGGCAGCATCGAGCAGTATGGCGACTTACGAAATTCCTTACGGAACGATTCAGCGGCCGACGACAAGGACCAACACCTGGGATGCTGCAAAGTTTGAAGTTGCGGCAATGCGTTGGGCGGACTTAGGCGATGGGAAGCATGGATTCTCTCTCATCAATGAGTCGAAGTATGGATATGACGGTAAGGACAATGTGTTGCGGTTGACGCTGTTGCGTTCGCCTCTGTCTCCTGATCCGGAAGCGGATCGCGGCCACCAGCACTTCAGCTTCGCGCTCTATCCGCATGCTGCTGATTGGAAGACTGCACTCACCGTGCGCCACGGCTACGAATACAACTACAAGCTGCAGGCATTGCAGGTGCAGGCGCACGCAGGCCCGTTGCCGTTGACGCACTCCTTCATCGAGGTCGACAACAAGAATGTAGTCCTTACGGCGGTGAAGAAGGCTGAAGATGAAAACGGGTTGATCCTGCATTTCTATGAATGGGCGGGACAGAATGGCAAGGTCGACTTCCGCATTCCCGCTGGAGCCAAGTCCGCGACGCTGACGAACCTGATGGAGAAGCCTGAAGGAGCGCCCATACCGGTTGTCGACACAAATAAGGTAGGGGTCTCTGTGACTCCGTATTCGATCACGTCAATTCGTGTCGATTATCCGGGCAACCAGCAGCAATAGTCGAAGAAGCGCAGTTCATTCATTGCAGCAAACAAGCGAACGGTGCAGAAGAGATAGTCTTCTGCACCATTCGCTTTCTGCAGGGTGGATGTAGCGAGGGGGAGCTGGATCACAGGCTTGTTGCTCATGCCATCACGATGGGCCGCGCGGATAGGGGAATCCTGTATGGGATGAAGGCACCCAAAAGGACGGCACTGTAAGAAATGCGTGTAGACGCTCTGGTATGAACCGAGTAGAGTGTTTGGCTTAGTACGTGTTGGATGAGCAATTGACATCATGCTGAGGTAGCAATGGCTAAGTCAAAAAATGTTCCCGCGAAGAAGTCTTCAAAGCCTCGCACCAAGGTTTCAGGTAATGCGAAGGTGATTGTTTCCGAACCCATTATTTCCTTTGAAGGGGACCACCCTCTTGAGGAACGACGTGCTGCTGGCAAGGCGCTGCGCGACAAACTGCCGCGTGAGGAGCATGCGAACTGGGGGCGGGAGGCGAATTCTCCTAGTGCCGTAGATATTGTGATGGCCGGCAATAAAGGGCGTTTGGAGAAGTATGTGCCGCTACGCCTGGCTCGTATGGCTGCGTCACCCTTCGCTTTCTATCGTGGAGCGGCGGCTGTCATGGCCTCTGATCTCGCTCATACGCCAGTGAGCGGGTTGATGGCTGTGATTGACGGTGATGCACACATCAACAACTTCGGTTTGTACGGCACGCCGCAGCGAGACATCATCTTCGATCTGAATGATTTTGACGAAGCCACGGTTGGCCCGTGGGAATGGGATTTGAAGCGTCTTGTTGCCAGTGTCAATCTGGCAGGACGTGAAAACGGTCTCAACCTCCGCGAACGTGGTGCTGCGGTACGCCGCGCGGTACGTGGTTATCGTGACAATCTTGATCGACTGTCGAAGCTTGGGGTTCTGGAAACCTGGTATCTGCATGCTTACCCCGGCCGCGAAAATCCGTTGATACGGGTTGATCCGAAATCCAGAGCAGTATGGGCGAAGGCAGTCGCCAAGGCGGGGCGCCAAACGAATCAGACATTCCTGAATAAGGTGGCTGAGAAGGTGAATGGCAAATGGCGGTTCAAAGAGGAGCCTCCCATCTTGACTCGCGTTGATTCATCTACTCGCAACGCTGTTGAGAAGGCTCTTATCGAATATGCCGATACGCTGAACCTTGAACGCAAGTTCATGCTTTCGCGCTACAGGATCGTCGACGTTGCGCATCGCATCGTTGGTGTTGGGAGCGTTGGAACCAGAGCCTACCTGGCCCTGTTGTTCGGGAATGGAGATATTGATCCACTCTTCCTGCAGGTGAAAGAAGCCATCGTTCCAGCTCTTGCCCCCTATATCGAGCGCCGCGAAAGCGCGAAAATATCCCAGGAAGGAGAGCGCATTGTCACGGGGCAACGGGCTCTCCAGGCGTCAACGGATGTGATGCTTGGTTGGACTCAAATCGACGGTCGGCCCTTCTTCGTACGCCAGATGAAAAATATGAAGGGGTCAATCCCAATCGAATGGCTTTCGGGAGACGCTTTTAACTTCTATGTGTGGGTATGCGGCGCCATCCTCGCTCGTGCGCATGCACGCACGACAGACGCTGCATTGCTTTCAGGCTATTGCGGAAACTCCGGAGTTCTTGATGATGCACTTGCAACTTTCGCCGAGTCGTACGGCGACCAAACTGTGCGTGATCATGCTGCCTTGGTTGAAGCAGTTAAGAACGATAGGGCGGT is a genomic window containing:
- a CDS encoding DUF2252 domain-containing protein produces the protein MAKSKNVPAKKSSKPRTKVSGNAKVIVSEPIISFEGDHPLEERRAAGKALRDKLPREEHANWGREANSPSAVDIVMAGNKGRLEKYVPLRLARMAASPFAFYRGAAAVMASDLAHTPVSGLMAVIDGDAHINNFGLYGTPQRDIIFDLNDFDEATVGPWEWDLKRLVASVNLAGRENGLNLRERGAAVRRAVRGYRDNLDRLSKLGVLETWYLHAYPGRENPLIRVDPKSRAVWAKAVAKAGRQTNQTFLNKVAEKVNGKWRFKEEPPILTRVDSSTRNAVEKALIEYADTLNLERKFMLSRYRIVDVAHRIVGVGSVGTRAYLALLFGNGDIDPLFLQVKEAIVPALAPYIERRESAKISQEGERIVTGQRALQASTDVMLGWTQIDGRPFFVRQMKNMKGSIPIEWLSGDAFNFYVWVCGAILARAHARTTDAALLSGYCGNSGVLDDALATFAESYGDQTVRDHAALVEAVKNDRAVQQMMGI